A genomic region of Nymphaea colorata isolate Beijing-Zhang1983 chromosome 2, ASM883128v2, whole genome shotgun sequence contains the following coding sequences:
- the LOC116247990 gene encoding disease resistance protein RPV1-like, producing the protein MKRPRSPRYSERLDYEGDEAAASSRPSSSSSPVRKDGFEYDVFLSFRGPDTRNGFTSHLHAFLKLKGITAFIDSENLEKGEMVEELFKCIQKSKIFVPIFSKGYADSRWCLKEIAKIVECKRLILPVFFDVEPRDVRDQTTGLFEPAFTRYRENSSMDKVEVSKWSGALTEAGRVSGYTLADTEGNEAKIIALIVKRILNEVSKTSLHVARYPVGLDSRIAHVEEMLDVEDNNVRMVVIHGMGGIGKTTLAKAVYNQIYTRFNASSFIPNVREAAKQSTGLESLQEKLLRDFFSDENVKISSVDKGIEIIRNRIRSKKVLLVLDDVDKKSQVDALAGSIDWFCSGSRIIITTRDKRALGAKSVKLYEPKVLDTTQSLELFSWHAFGKKDPAPKFAELSEEVASAGGGLPLALTIFGSHFFDMETVEEWKEGLQKLQEDQNEDIHVSLKISFDALDEKEKKVFLDIACFFLQENKIEFALLMWEDCKFFPKTTIQVLRHKSLININDATGKFEMHDLIRDMGRKIAQDNRSRLWKDDETLDVLETKKGMEKIEAIQLYSGTYWAPTYVEAEPFVAMSELRMLRLGKNVELKGEFEHFPTKLRWLQWCIEEDLDSLPGGLHLENIVVLDLSCSRITQLWNPQGLESTKVFGKMKVLNLACCWNLTNCLDFERMPHLKKLDLSYCVPMSELDPSIGHLKSLTHFSLLGCGSLKTLPPEIWQLTSLEELDLSSCTEITALPSQMEDPKSLKPVLLGKLRVLNFKSCHNLTICPDFTSMPYIEKFDFSSCEKMSELHPSIGLLERLTHLPLRKCGSLKAVPQEIWQLTSLEELDLSSCTEITTLPSQMEDPKSLEPVLLGKLKVVNFGDCSNLTGCPDFTSMPHLEILDFRSCTKMSELDPSIGLLESLTHLNLSGCESLKTLPREIWQLTSLIRLDLSHCTEITTLPSQMEDPKSLKPVLLGKLRVLYFINCSNLTSCPDFTSMPHLETLDFTNCTKMSELDPSIGLLESLTHLSLKKCGSLKAVPQEIWQLTSLEELDLSFCIEITTLPSQMEDPKSLEPVLLGKLEVLEFEGCSNLTICPDFTSMPHLETLDFTNCTKMSELDPSIGLLESLAHLNLRECWSLKTLPQEIWQLTSLEELDLTGCYQISALPESMRHLKQLKWLYLQRCSSLTEILECICSFLNLEELDLSWTTIEELPHSIVSLEKLEVLSVSHCHGLKLLPWFLPSLTELEARGCGKLEDVPGINQMILLRRLHLGGCRSLHDSFFERLQEAHFENLEEFSISGRRVIDGGSSYPQSISFLLPKQFDRGIVYLHVEKSSLDNICSEVDEWEDESPKGEEDRNMDSNDSELAYKSIPSDEVKDSRPGRVVLIEMTTGDAKFQFSALLRIKTHRSSYGYDEPDKYRKLPTATFGGDSELMKMAKQGEFKGNGDARLRTMMTMRVSIDGCVLLHGDLFTYMNNYSRPDPIAADDNFVVEFDW; encoded by the exons ATGAAAAGGCCACGGTCACCACGATATTCCGAGAGGCTTGATTATGAGGGCGATGAAGCTGCGGCTTCTTCACGGCCTTCATCATCCTCATCACCGGTGAGGAAAGATGGGTTTGAGTATGACGTATTTCTGAGTTTTAGGGGACCAGACACTCGCAACGGCTTCACCAGCCATCTCCATGCTTTTTTAAAACTTAAGGGCATCACCGCTTTCATCGACAGCGAGAACTTGGAAAAGGGGGAGATGGTGGAGGAGCTGTTTAAGTGCAtccaaaaatccaaaatctttgTGCCCATCTTCTCCAAAGGCTATGCCGATTCAAGGTGGTGTTTAAAAGAAATAGCCAAGATCGTGGAATGCAAAAGGCTCATTTTGCCGGTGTTCTTTGATGTGGAGCCAAGAGATGTTCGTGATCAAACCACTGGCCTTTTCGAACCTGCATTTACAAGGTACCGCGAGAACAGCAGTATGGACAAGGTGGAGGTGAGCAAATGGAGTGGTGCTCTGACGGAAGCAGGGCGAGTCTCCGGTTATACATTAGCCGACACCGAAGG AAACGAGGCAAAGATCATTGCGCTCATTGTGAAGAGGATCCTAAATGAAGTGAGCAAGACTTCTCTCCATGTAGCTAGATATCCAGTAGGATTGGATTCTCGCATTGCACATGTGGAGGAAATGTTAGATGTGGAGGATAATAATGTGAGAATGGTTGTGATCCATGGAATGGGTGGCATCGGCAAGACAACACTTGCAAAGGCAGTCTACAACCAAATCTACACTCGTTTTAATGCTTCTAGTTTCATTCCAAACGTTAGAGAAGCTGCAAAACAATCCACTGGCCTTGAGTCCCTCCAAGAAAAACTACTTCGTGATTTTTTCAGTgatgaaaatgttaaaataagCAGCGTCGACAAAGGAATTGAAATAATTAGAAATCGAATTCGCAGTAAGAAGGTTCTGTTGGTTCTCGATGACGTTGATAAGAAATCTCAAGTGGATGCGCTGGCCGGCAGCATAGATTGGTTTTGCTCAGGGTCAAGAATCATCATTACCACTAGAGATAAGCGTGCATTGGGGGCAAAAAGCGTGAAGCTGTATGAACCTAAGGTACTAGACACTACCCAATCACTTGAGCTTTTCAGTTGGCATGCATTCGGGAAAAAGGATCCTGCTCCCAAATTTGCGGAGTTATCCGAGGAAGTTGCATCTGCTGGTGGTGGGCTGCCATTAGCCCTGACAATATTCGGATCACATTTCTTTGATATGGAAACAGTTGAAGAATGGAAAGAGGGGCTTCAAAAGTTACAGGAAGATCAAAACGAAGATATTCATGTAAGCTTGAAGATAAGTTTTGATGCActtgatgaaaaggaaaagaaagtatTTTTAGACATAGcgtgtttttttcttcaagaaaatAAGATAGAGTTCGCTTTGCTCATGTGGGAAGATTGTAAGTTCTTTCCAAAGACAACAATCCAAGTCTTGAGGCACAAGTCTCTCATCAATATAAATGATGCCACTGGAAagtttgaaatgcatgaccTTATACGGGACATGGGAAGAAAAATCGCCCAAGATAACAGGAGCAGATTGTGGAAGGATGATGAGACACTAGATGTATTGGaaaccaagaag GGAAtggaaaaaattgaagcaattcAGCTCTACTCGGGTACATATTGGGCACCTACGTATGTTGAAGCAGAGCCTTTTGTCGCAATGTCTGAACTTAGAATGCTCCGGTTGGGGAAAAATGTAGAGTTGAAAGGTGAATTTGAACATTTTCCTACGAAGCTCAGATGGTTGCAATGGTGTATTGAAGAAGACTTGGATTCATTGCCTGGTGGCCTTCATCTTGAGAATATTGTTGTTCTTGACTTATCATGCAGCCGGATAACTCAACTTTGGAATCCACAAGGATTGGAATCGACCAAG GTCTTTGGAAAAATGAAAGTCTTAAATCTCGCCTGTTGTTGGAACCTCACCAACTGTCTAGATTTTGAGAGAATGCCGCATCTAAAGAAATTGGATCTCAGTTATTGCGTGCCGATGAGTGAACTTGATCCATCTATTGGGCATCTCAAGAGCTTGACTCACTTCTCTTTGTTGGGATGTGGGTCACTAAAGACATTACCTCCAGAGATTTGGCAATTGACCTCACTCGAAGAGCTTGACCTAAGTTCTTGTACAGAAATTACAGCTTTGCCATCACAAATGGAGGATCCGAAGTCATTGAAGCCGGTGTTGCTTGGCAAACTAAGAGTCTTAAATTTCAAGAGCTGTCATAACCTCACCATCTGTCCAGATTTTACGAGCATGCCATATATAGAGAAATTTGATTTTAGCAGTTGCGAGAAGATGAGTGAACTTCATCCATCCATTGGGCTTCTTGAGAGGTTGACTCACTTGCCTTTGAGGAAATGTGGGTCACTAAAGGCCGTACCACAAGAAATTTGGCAATTGACATCACTCGAAGAGCTTGACCTAAGTTCTTGTACAGAAATTACAACTTTGCCATCACAAATGGAGGATCCGAAGTCATTGGAGCCGGTGTTGCTTGGCAAACTAAAAGTCGTAAATTTCGGTGACTGTTCTAACCTCACAGGCTGTCCAGATTTTACAAGCATGCCACATCTGgagatattggattttagaagtTGCACCAAGATGAGTGAACTTGATCCATCTATTGGGCTTCTTGAGAGCTTGACTCACTTGAATTTGTCCGGCTGCGAATCGCTAAAGACATTACCTCGAGAAATTTGGCAATTGACCTCACTCATAAGGCTTGACCTAAGTCATTGTACTGAAATTACAACTTTGCCATCACAAATGGAGGATCCCAAGTCATTGAAGCCGGTTTTGCTTGGCAAACTAAGAGTCTTATATTTCATTAATTGTTCTAACCTCACCAGCTGTCCAGATTTTACGAGCATGCCACATCTTGAGACGTTGGATTTTACAAATTGCACTAAGATGAGTGAACTTGATCCATCTATTGGGCTTCTTGAGAGCTTGACTCACTTGTCTTTGAAGAAATGTGGGTCACTAAAGGCCGTACCACAAGAAATTTGGCAATTGACCTCACTCGAAGAGCTTGACCTAAGTTTTTGTATAGAAATTACAACTTTGCCATCACAAATGGAGGATCCAAAGTCATTGGAGCCGGTGTTGCTTGGCAAGTTAGAAGTCTTAGAATTCGAGGGCTGTTCTAACCTCACCATCTGTCCAGATTTTACGAGCATGCCACATCTTGAGACGTTGGATTTTACAAATTGCACTAAGATGAGTGAACTTGATCCATCTATTGGGCTTCTTGAGAGCTTGGCTCACTTGAATTTGAGGGAATGTTGGTCACTAAAGACATTACCACAAGAAATTTGGCAATTGACCTCACTCGAAGAGCTTGACCTTACTGGTTGCTACCAGATTTCAGCCCTGCCTGAATCCATGAGACACTTGAAGCAACTTAAGTGGCTGTATCTACAGCGGTGTTCCTCGTTGACAGAAATACTTGAATGCATTTGTTCTTTTCTCAATCTTGAAGAACTAGATTTGAGTTGGACAACCATTGAAGAGCTGCCACATTCCATTGTGTCGCTAGAGAAGCTTGAGGTCCTCTCAGTTTCTCATTGCCATGGGCTCAAGCTCTTGCCTTGGTTCCTACCTTCCCTCACCGAACTCGAAGCAAGGGGCTGCGGAAAGCTTGAGGACGTTCCTGGCATTAACCAGATGATATTGTTACGGCGATTGCACCTTGGAGGATGTAGAAGCCTTCACGACTCATTCTTCGAAAGACTTCAG GAAGCACACTTTGAAAATCTAGAAGAGTTCTCCATCTCTGGGAGGAGGGTGATCGATGGTGGGTCGTCATATCCACAGTCCATCTCATTCCTTCTTCCCAAGCAGTTCGACAGAGGCATCGTGTACTTGCATGTAGAAAAAAGCAGCCTGGACAACATTTGCTCGGAAGTAGACGAATGGGAAGATGAAAGCCCTAAAGGTGAGGAAGATAGAAACATGGACAGCAATGACTCGGAACTTGCTTATAAAAGCATTCCAAGTGATGAAGTTAAAGACAGCCGACCGGGCAGAGTTGTTTTGATAGAGATGACGACAGGTGATGCCAAATTCCAGTTTTCAGCTTTACTTAGAATTAAAACGCACAGAAGTAGTTATGGGTACGACGAACCGGACAAATATAGGAAGTTGCCCACTGCTACATTTGGAGGCGATAGCGAGCTGATGAAGATGGCAAAACAAGGAGAATTTAAGGGGAATGGTGACGCCCGGCTTAGGACGATGATGACTATGCGTGTGTCCATCGACGGCTGCGTCCTACTCCACGGTGATTTGTTCACGTATATGAATAACTACtctagacccgatccaattgCAGCTGACGATAATTTTGTAGTGGAATTTGATTGGTAA